GATATTAATAAAACATTATAATATGGGTTCTTCTACTTTTTAATAAAGGGAAAGTCCACGATTTTAGCACTATACTTCTTATCTCTAACCAGTACCTCTAACTCCTCTCCGAAAACAGCATACCTCGAGTCAACATATGCCATCGCTATTGCCCTGTTCAAGATTGGCGAAAACGTTCCACTAGTAATCCATCCTACCTGGACGTCTTCAGAGTAAACCGGCATCCCTGTCCTCGGGACAAGTCTTCCCGCTTCCTTGCCAAACTTCAACCCTACTCTAACCCATCTAACCCCTTCCCTCTTACACGTTCTTAATGCTTCCTCGCCGACGAATCCCTTTTTCTCCCATGTTATTGCGCCCAGGCCGTAGCGCAAGGAGAGTGCGCAGGGGAATTTCAACGGGTCTTCTCCATACTCGTGATCCCCTAGGACAAACCCCATTTCAATCCTCAAGGTATCTCTAGCTATTAGCCCCGCTGGCTTTGCACCATTAGCGATGAGTTTCTCCACTATACTTTTAATCTCATGATGACCGCCCCATATTTCGAAACCGTCTTCCCCTGTCCAACCGCTCCTGCTTACTAGGAGAGTTTTGACTTCCCCAATGTTTTCCCCCATTCTAAACTCAAGGGTTTTCAGGTCGGTTGCCCATTTAGCACCAATTTTCTCCATTAACTCGGCAGCCCTAGGTCCCTGGACAGCCAACATTGAAGTATCTAACGTTATATCTGTAATCTCAACCTTGAATTTCTTCTCCGCTATCACACTCTTAATGTAGTTGACCATCTTCTCCCTGGCAAGAGCATTAGTAACTAGGTACCATTCTTCGTCGCTAATCTTGTAGAGCATTTCATCATCCTTAACCCTGGCCCATTGATTTAGGGCAAGAGTGGGGCCGCTCATCCAGGAAGGCTTTGTTTTAGAAACATCTTTAGTGTACAAGTATTGCGCTAAAGGTAGTACGTCCGGCCCCCGTAGGACAATCCTGCCCATGTGGGATACGTCGAAAACACCTACATTATTTCTCACATTAACGTGTTCTTCAATAGCGTTGGTATACCTGTAAGGGACTTCCCAATCCCCGAATAATCCTGTTTCAGCACCTAGTTTTTCAATATAATATTCTAATAATGCGATCTTGGGCAAGCTCATCGCCAATATAATATTAAGCCTCAATTTAGAAAATAAACCCTACCGCCCTTAGTTTAAATAAGAGTAGTTATAGATTAATATCTGGTGTAGTCATGTCTACACATCCATGGATACCCAATTCTTCCCATGAAACCGTTAAGAAGATGTTGGAGACTATAGGAATCTCCAGCGTTGAGCAATTGTTTAAGGATATTCCTCCCGAGGCGAGAATAAGCCAAGAAAAATGGATGAGTCTTGAAATAGGTAAAGGACGTATGCTTTCTGAACTGGAGGCTAAGAGAATTATTGAGGAAAAGCTGTCGAAGAACAAAATCTTTAATCCACCGCCCTACATGGGGGGAGGTGTCTATCCTCACTATGTTCCACCACTGGTTAAATACATATTGTCGAGGGGCGAGTTCTTAACAGCTTACACTCCATATCAAGCGGAGATCTCCCAGGGCTTGATGCAGGCGATTTTCGAGTATCAGAGCTTGATGGCTGAGTTACTCCAGATGGAGGTTGTGAACGCTTCAATGTATGATTGGGCGTCAGCTATCGCCGAGGCTTTGTTGATGAGTGTGAGAGTGAAAAAAGGGCGGAGAAAGGTAGTAGTACCCTACAATGTCAACCCCTTCCACTTCAAAGTAATTGAGACGTACTTATGGCCCCAGGGAGTGAGAATTGAAAGGGTACGCTACGACCGAGAAAAAGGCTCTATTGACATTGAAGATTTAAAGAGCAAAGTAGATTCCGAAACCGCAGGGGTTTACCTACAGTATCCGAATTTCTTCGGAGTGATTGAAAACGCAAAAACAGTTGGCGAGATTGTTCGAGAGAAAGGCGCGCTTTACATCACAGGCGTCTACCCCGTGAGCCTAGGGTTGTTGAAGGCTCCCGGCGAGGTGGGCGCCGATATCGCGGTAGGCGATGGTCAACCCTTCGGCCTCGGATTAAATTACGGGGGACCCTACCTCGGCATTTTCGCGGTAAGATATGATCAGAACCTAATAAGGCAGATGCCCGGGAGGATTATTGGATTAACCACGACGCAGGAAGGGGGCCAGAGAGCTTTCGCAATGATTCTCCAAGCTCGCGAGCAACACATTAAGAGGGAAAAGGCGACATCGAACATCTGTACTAATGAAGCGCTGGCCGCTATCGGGGTAGCAGTATATCTATCGTTGCTTGGTAAAACTGGTTTGAGAAAACTCGCCGAGCTCAATTACTACAGAGCGCATTACGCTGCTTCAAGGTTTAGTGAAATCGGGTTGAACAGAGTTTTCAGCGGCGAATTTTTTAACGAGTTCGCAGTATCGTTAAACGGGTTTGGAAAAACCTATAGAGAAGTGCATAAGAAACTACTGGATAGGGGCGTTCACGGAGGCCTCTACATAGGACACCTATATCCGGAGCTGGGCGAAGCATCGCTATGGGCTTTCACGGAACTACACTTCAAAACCGATATCGATAAGCTAGTTGATCTTCTCAAAGAGATTCTTACAGGAGGTGGGTGAGATGTTCAGGCAGGCTAAATGGTCCGAACCTCTAATCTTTGAGTTAAGCGTTAAAGGGAGAAGAGGCTTCCTAGTTCCTGAGCCTGAGAAAGAAGTTAAGGAAAAGGTTGGCTCGATAAAGCTGAGCGAGGACATGGCGAGGACAACCGATCCAGACCTCCCAGAGTTGAGTGAAGTAGACGTTATGAGGCATTTCACCCGGTTAACCGAGATGGCCTATGGAGTCGACAACGGACCGGTACCCCTCGGCTCATGTACTATGAAGTATAACCCCAGAATAGCCTGGGAGGTGGCAAGCGATCATAGAATACTCGGGCTCCACCCCTTACAGGATGAGGATACAGTGCAGGGGCTACTGGAGATGATCTATGAGATGCAGAAATGGCTCGCTAACATCACAGGGATGGACTACTGTAGTCTACACCCAGCAGCAGGAGCCCATGGCGAGCTGGCAGGAATATTGCTGATTAGAAAATACCATGAGTTGAAGGGTCAGATAGATAAGAAGACGGAGATAATTGTGCCGGACTCGGCTCACGGGACAAACCCTGCGAGCGCAGCCATGGGCGGGTTTAAAGTGGTCGAAATCCCATCTAACAGCGATGGCAACGTTGACTTGGAGGCCCTAAAAAGCGTTGTCGGCGAGTCAACAGCAGGCTTGATGATTACGAATCCCAGCACCCTAGGCTTGTTCGAAGAGAATATTCTAGAAATAGCACGGATAATTCACAGCGTAGACGGGTTACTATATTATGACGGAGCAAACTTGAACGGGATAATGGGTTACGCTAGACCAGGAGATATGGGATTCGACATTGCTCACTTAAATGTCCACAAGACGTTTGGAGCCCCGCACGGAGGCGGTGGACCCGGGGCGGGACCAGTGTGTATTAAAGATAGAGTTGTTGATGCTGAGAAAAACATTAGGCTAAGCGACCTACTTCCAGGCTATTATGTCATCTACGATGAGAAGACCGGGAAATACAGGTTGAAAGGCCCTGGCGAGAATAGCATAGGGTTCTTGAAAGCATTCTTCGGCAACATTACGCCGTTAATCTGGGGCTACACATACATATTGATGATGGGTAATGAAGGATTGAGGAAGGTTACAGAGCTTGCAGTGTTAAACACAAACTACTTCATTAAGCTAATGGAGAACGTGAAAGGGTACGAGATTCCATACGGAAAAGGCAGGTTCAGAAAGCACGAAGTGGTGTTGAGCGCTCAGCCCATGACGGAGGAGTTAGGTGTTACGGCCGAGGATGTAGCAAAGGGTTTGCTGGACGCAGGCTTCTATGCTCCGACAATATACTTCCCGCTAATAGTTAAGGAGGCCTTGATGACAGAGTTCACTGAGACTGAAACCATTGAGAACATTGAGAAATATGCTGAAAGATTGAAGGAAATCAGCAGAATAGCATATCAAGACCCCAAGGAGCCGAAGAAATGGCCGGTCAACACCTCTGTAGGAAGAATAGACTTGATAAAAGCTAATCACCCATCCACGGTTACCCCTACGTGGAGACTTCATTTGAAGAGGGTGAAGGGAGAGATTAAATGAAATACGACGTGGTAATCATCGGGTCTGGAACAGGGGGGTATCCCGGGGCAGTATATCTGGCTCAGCGCGGGTTCAAAGTAGCTGTGGTTGAGGAGAAGCTGATAGGCGGAGAATGCACAAACTGGGGATGTGTCCCGAGTAAAGCATTATATCAAGTGGCCGAAGCGGTTAGGGTCGTTGAAAAAGTAAAGGGACAAGCAAGCTATAAATGGGAAGATGTTGTCGACTGGGCTAAAAGCATTGTTGAGGAAACGAGAGAAGGGATAAAGTATCTCCTAGAAGCAAGCGGTGTCGAGGTTTTAAGCGGGAAAGGGGTTTTAAAGAATCCTCATCAAGTCACTGTTTCCGAGGATGGGTCTAAGAGGGAAGTGGAAGCTGATAAGATCATATTGGCGCTTGGCACAGATCCTTCGCAACTGCCCCATGTAAAATTCGACGGGGAAGGCATCCTCAGCAATAGGGAAGTGCTCTTCATGAGGGAGAAACCCTCCAGTATCCTTATCGTCGGTGGAGGAGTAATAGGGGTTGAAATGGCGAACGTATTCTCCAAAAACGGTGTAGAGGTAACGATTGTTGAGATAATGGATCATATACTACCGTTCACAGATAAGGATATTGCTCAAGCACTGAAGACCTATCTAGCAGGCAACGGGGTGAAGGTGAGGGAAAAGACTAGTGTCGAGAATGTTGAGAAATCCGGGGGCAAGTACAACGTGAAACTGTCTAATGGGGAGAATTTGACTGTTGACAAAGTTTTGATAGCGACTGGAAGAACCCCCAAGACCAAGGGTGTTGGCTTGGAGGAGACAGGCATTTCCTTGGACAAGAAAGGATACGTAATCGTGAATGATGAGTGCAGGACAAACGTTGAAAACATTTATGCAACCGGTGACGTCATCGGCGGGCCACAGCTGGCTCACAAGGCAATACTAGAGAGCGTCGCGGTGGCGAAGAAAATAGCTGGAAGGGAAAGTTTTAAGCTAGACTATCATCTCGTTCCAATAACTATTTTCACAGGGCTAGAAGTGGC
This is a stretch of genomic DNA from Thermosphaera aggregans DSM 11486. It encodes these proteins:
- the gcvT gene encoding glycine cleavage system aminomethyltransferase GcvT — its product is MPKIALLEYYIEKLGAETGLFGDWEVPYRYTNAIEEHVNVRNNVGVFDVSHMGRIVLRGPDVLPLAQYLYTKDVSKTKPSWMSGPTLALNQWARVKDDEMLYKISDEEWYLVTNALAREKMVNYIKSVIAEKKFKVEITDITLDTSMLAVQGPRAAELMEKIGAKWATDLKTLEFRMGENIGEVKTLLVSRSGWTGEDGFEIWGGHHEIKSIVEKLIANGAKPAGLIARDTLRIEMGFVLGDHEYGEDPLKFPCALSLRYGLGAITWEKKGFVGEEALRTCKREGVRWVRVGLKFGKEAGRLVPRTGMPVYSEDVQVGWITSGTFSPILNRAIAMAYVDSRYAVFGEELEVLVRDKKYSAKIVDFPFIKK
- the gcvPA gene encoding aminomethyl-transferring glycine dehydrogenase subunit GcvPA, with the protein product MSTHPWIPNSSHETVKKMLETIGISSVEQLFKDIPPEARISQEKWMSLEIGKGRMLSELEAKRIIEEKLSKNKIFNPPPYMGGGVYPHYVPPLVKYILSRGEFLTAYTPYQAEISQGLMQAIFEYQSLMAELLQMEVVNASMYDWASAIAEALLMSVRVKKGRRKVVVPYNVNPFHFKVIETYLWPQGVRIERVRYDREKGSIDIEDLKSKVDSETAGVYLQYPNFFGVIENAKTVGEIVREKGALYITGVYPVSLGLLKAPGEVGADIAVGDGQPFGLGLNYGGPYLGIFAVRYDQNLIRQMPGRIIGLTTTQEGGQRAFAMILQAREQHIKREKATSNICTNEALAAIGVAVYLSLLGKTGLRKLAELNYYRAHYAASRFSEIGLNRVFSGEFFNEFAVSLNGFGKTYREVHKKLLDRGVHGGLYIGHLYPELGEASLWAFTELHFKTDIDKLVDLLKEILTGGG
- the gcvPB gene encoding aminomethyl-transferring glycine dehydrogenase subunit GcvPB, with amino-acid sequence MFRQAKWSEPLIFELSVKGRRGFLVPEPEKEVKEKVGSIKLSEDMARTTDPDLPELSEVDVMRHFTRLTEMAYGVDNGPVPLGSCTMKYNPRIAWEVASDHRILGLHPLQDEDTVQGLLEMIYEMQKWLANITGMDYCSLHPAAGAHGELAGILLIRKYHELKGQIDKKTEIIVPDSAHGTNPASAAMGGFKVVEIPSNSDGNVDLEALKSVVGESTAGLMITNPSTLGLFEENILEIARIIHSVDGLLYYDGANLNGIMGYARPGDMGFDIAHLNVHKTFGAPHGGGGPGAGPVCIKDRVVDAEKNIRLSDLLPGYYVIYDEKTGKYRLKGPGENSIGFLKAFFGNITPLIWGYTYILMMGNEGLRKVTELAVLNTNYFIKLMENVKGYEIPYGKGRFRKHEVVLSAQPMTEELGVTAEDVAKGLLDAGFYAPTIYFPLIVKEALMTEFTETETIENIEKYAERLKEISRIAYQDPKEPKKWPVNTSVGRIDLIKANHPSTVTPTWRLHLKRVKGEIK
- the lpdA gene encoding dihydrolipoyl dehydrogenase; protein product: MKYDVVIIGSGTGGYPGAVYLAQRGFKVAVVEEKLIGGECTNWGCVPSKALYQVAEAVRVVEKVKGQASYKWEDVVDWAKSIVEETREGIKYLLEASGVEVLSGKGVLKNPHQVTVSEDGSKREVEADKIILALGTDPSQLPHVKFDGEGILSNREVLFMREKPSSILIVGGGVIGVEMANVFSKNGVEVTIVEIMDHILPFTDKDIAQALKTYLAGNGVKVREKTSVENVEKSGGKYNVKLSNGENLTVDKVLIATGRTPKTKGVGLEETGISLDKKGYVIVNDECRTNVENIYATGDVIGGPQLAHKAILESVAVAKKIAGRESFKLDYHLVPITIFTGLEVASVGYTEKELSTMGVKYVKVKLPIYYLAAVKIKGGRNSFVKILLDEKSEKVFGIQVVSPNASEVISAYLPLYLGRLSFKEATSVPYPHLTVAESLRDVAEYLLGEPVHFIRK